In Mercenaria mercenaria strain notata unplaced genomic scaffold, MADL_Memer_1 contig_4584, whole genome shotgun sequence, the DNA window TGCAGTCAATCTAAACTTGCACCACTTCGTCAGCAAGCTTTAGaacatatacacatgtataaatataactAACATGTGAGCGACTTTATATCTGCTGCAGTGAAGGTATATATCAAAAGGCTTAATAATAAAGCCGAAAAGAATTATTCAGACAGTTTATAGTGATGTTAAGCTGTCTTTTTAATGGAAATCAAGTACAAGATGTACATATTGACAATTTCATAATGGTCAgtattgatgaaataataaaaaatacacatcTTTAACAAAGCGCACTTTCATATCTAATATCTACAACATTGTCTGAACATTTTGTTTCCCATTATTGTCTGCGAACTGTCCAACATTCACAGCAGCGTTCTTTATGTAATACTCTGCAGAATTTATTCATCGTCATATTAAAGTGACAATTTCtactaataataaaaataataataatgacttcattttaagaaggtaacacataaagatgTGTAAAGTATTGATAGGATAGAAAGTTGCTTAAGTTTGGCATCCATTTTTCAACATAGTATAGCTAATGattgtttcatataatttatGCCATATTTAAACAttgcaatattattatttcaGGAGCAAAAATTATACTTCCTTTCTGTCGACAGAGATGGATGAGAACGTTGGTTCAGATGGCTACTCCAAAAAGATAACGAAACAAACATTTATGGAAAGGTTTGCAATATTTGAGAAAGGATCAGAGGCAGAAAAGGTACCTGCTACAAACATTAACTTCACTGTCGGGCATTGTGCAGACGGAAATACACATAAAACgttaattttatttcactatttcaTTCCGAGCTTTATTTAACTTGTACCAAAAGAGTTATGGTCGTTGATATACATGTTAAGTATATGCAAACTTATGTCGCTTGCTGCTAAACAAGTGTTATGTCTAGacgtttacaaaaatacaaaatgataagACTATTTATGCATATTGTTGTGTCTACTATCCAATTCTCTGTTGCCTCTAggcaaaaacaaaaatggcggataatatatttattttcttgactcgaggtaaaaaaaaaaatcttgagatAAGAATGTTGTCGGATGAACGGACAAACTTAAATCTAAATGGAAAGTTAGGAAAAGGACCACAAATAGAAAATGTCAATAGGACTGTCAGGTTAAATTCTTAAATAGGAATTTGTATTTTGCACCTGACATTATCTAAATTTATCAATTcatttgttgttggtttttttcacACGTAAATGTCATATGTTTAGGAATTGAAAAAAGACAATCCGAGCGACTCGTCTTGGAGACGTACTCAAGGTTCAACAACTGCAGATTCAAATAATATCAGGTATGACACATCTAATGAGGCATGACTTCAAAGCGAGTCATCTTTACCCTTGTAATGAGTACACTTGCATTATTTTGCTATTGAAGGGACATAAAAACAAAGAGCGGTTCCAAATATGGCTCGATGGTTGGAAACAAAaacttaagatttattttcaaactgaTCAACTTTACAGTAGGCAACTATCCCGAGCTCTTTAGTTTAATTCTTTTCCAGGAAATGCAGTACTGTGGTCATGGATTTGTATTTTCAGGGGGACCGGTTTATATTTAATGGCTTAAAAATTTGTactcaaataataaataatgctTACTATACATtacccgtcgtttatatgactgaaaaattgttgaaaaagacgttaaacccgaacacacacatactaTACATTACAGTCTGAACTTAATTGTCTTTCCGTATACCGTGTTCCGTTCTCTAGCTCTACCGGATGTAAACCTTTTTCCTCGGCACCGTTAACATTACAGTCTGGATTTATAATGATTCCAAAGCAGTACCCCTCCGTTGTGGGTGGCATTTCAACTGTTCTTTATTTTCATTCTCCCAAAATagcaaacataaaaatatatactgtaaacctagaattgtttttgcgctttaaattagcgcctttcgagggtagtatatttccgtgaaattaaatagccgcgaaaaactctgttctaacaaaaacgcgaaagattctagcttcagcttatatagatcgctataaaatggttctgtgcttacacatacctggataCTAATAATTTATATGCTAGTACCGTAATTGTATAACGTGAGTGCACAAATacacattatttcaattgatttacaatttacttatttatgaagcaacagcattttcaatatcgatccgtaaggcaaacaggggataaaaacaaaaacaatatgcatctatcgaacgACATATACATGCAATTTGCAGTCGGCAGCCAATACGATATATTAATTGTAAGTAAAATAgtgtctatttctgctaagtgtggattaatcgcctatttaaatggcaaacaaatgacagtgtaattacagcaatttactgactgtcaataatTGGAGGTATgaataaccgttgatatggatgaaaagaATTAGGGTGCATTTATAAGTGAAGGgtacaataaaactgaatgttttcgagaatactataaatgcaactatgcagtgatacttaccttattatactaaatatgttcacttgcgacttcatattcgcgggattcgcgatggatatgattccgcgaagatttgtatccgcgaaaatgttcatgttgtgaaaaacgcgaaatatagtatccgcgaacatttctaggtttacagtagtCTATACATGTTATATACAAGAAATTCATTTCTCACCTAATATTTATAGATGGATCAACTGTTCAACCAGTTGAGATAAATACTACCCTATTACCTACCCTACCCCACCCTATACCATACCCTTCCCTACACTAtactaccctaccctacccttcCCTTCCCTACCCTAGAACAAACTGAACATTTTAGGCATGTGTCGGAAATGAACGGTGTCGAGGTAAAAAGTTCACTTCCGGTAGAGCTTAAGAACGAATCACAGTATACGGAAAGACAAATCCAGACTGTAATGTCAGTTAAGATTTTTTATGATATAAAACTGAGTATACACTTTTATGCGACACACTATGAATATGCATGGtggagacaaaaatattttagtataTTCAAAGTTATTCTCGATCCTGGAGCGGACCTTTATCTAGTGCTGCTGTAACTCGTTGACAATCCATTATgtgctttttgtttcttttttgttgaaattattgtttatttgGCTTGATAACaatgtaatgaaacatttttaattaggAAGGTCCCAATTTCTCTTGTTAGTATTTTATATGCCTTTTCTATACGTTTTCAAGATCAAAGTACAAAGATCTTAGAGTTTTCCATCGGCCTCATTGTCTGATTAAGAATGATGAAAACAGAACGCTGTCCATAGAGACGGATGTAATGCAAGAGATATCACAAATAGAGGATACAATAAATGTCATAGGTATAGCCGGTCCATACAGATCAGGCAAATCGTACTTACTGAACAGATTGGCAGGTGTTAACCGAGGTACATATTGTTAACGTTTTACTTTTAAGAGTACTGTACTACTAGTGGTTTTAGggtagttttgaaatttttattttaattgttttcacaCGAATATCAATACCCTTATATCGAATTTAGTAAACGTGTCAATGTAGAGTAGGAGATAGGAGAAGatggttgaagatttaaactggTTCTACTTGTTAGACGAAAGGCTTTTAGATCCATGCGAtcactttttaacttttttatctcGTGTAAAATGTTAGGTTTTGAGTATTTTATTTGCAAGGTTTTCCTCTCGGTAATACGACGGACGCCGCGACAAAAGGCATATGGGTTTGGTGCATAGAACATCCTGAGCACAAAGAAGAAGTGTTAATGTTGCTTGACACAGAAGGAATAGGAGATGTTGAGAAGGTTGATATTTCTGTGCCTATGTATGCTGTAGGAAAGACTTCTCCATAGCCTTTCTTCGTCAAAATCTTCTTATACACAAATGCAAATCTTTGATTATTAACAATAGCGAGAAAGAAAGATATAATTATTGCAGACATTGGAACAGCAATACCTACTGATAAAAGCTATTTTTcgataaacaaaatataaaatactaaagCACCTGTGTGGGTGTGTATCCAAATGGTATACACTtgaatttaaaacatgtttaaccttTTTACCAACTATAATCACACGCTACATTACAATGAATAAGAAAACCAATGAAAATCATATTAACATTTTCAATATCATCAAGTTCGTTTTGAAACATCAACCCGTTTATAACAAAGcatacaaaattgtatttttgaagGCGAGCAGGTTTCTAAACTATGTACTGTCTTTCAGGGCGATGAAAAAAACGACAACGATATCCTGTGTCTAACGACTCTGCTGTGTGGAACATTTGTTTTCAACTTGCTTGGTGTAGTTAATGAAAAAATGCTCAAAAGTTTGTCGTATCCTTCatacatacattatatatatttgcatttatcATGCAGGTGCAATTAAGTTGCCGTGTTGAAGGCGTATAAGTACAGGTTGACATACAGTTTTAGTTTTCACTTGCTTGTTTACATTTATCGTACCGTCAGTACCACAGTTTACAAATAATACAATAGGCTAAGTAGAATATGTATTCTTTAAAGTAATCTGCGCCGCTTTGATTTTCTAACATGTTTATCATTCCTTGACTTATGACAGTTTTGTATCCAAGATAGCAAGGAATATTGCTTTGAGTAACACAGTTACACAAAATGACTTGAAACATGTTCCAGATGTGGGTTTCTTTTTACCTTCGTTTGTCTTGTGCTTGCGAGATTTCAGCCTTAAGATACCAAATAACGGAACACCAGATGATTATTTAGAAAactgcttgaaattaaaaaaaggacATACAAAACATCAGAATCAGAAAGAATACAATGATATCAGACTATCCAtactgcaaaattttaaaaagcgaAGATGTTTCGTTTTTGACAGACCTGCAGCGGAACGCAGACAATTGAGTCGGTTAGAAGAGCTGAGAGATACAGCACTCAGCAAGGACTTTCTCAAAGACACTAGATGCTTTTTGGAATATATGTATGGCTGTAAACCAAAGACACTAATGGATGGCAGTGTTTTAAATGGAAGAAGtaagtatgaaaataatttaaactattattagcTAAGACGCAA includes these proteins:
- the LOC128553988 gene encoding guanylate-binding protein 1-like, which encodes MHACIHRIAFEKCTTRTDCIITGRSKNYTSFLSTEMDENVGSDGYSKKITKQTFMERFAIFEKGSEAEKELKKDNPSDSSWRRTQGSTTADSNNIRSKYKDLRVFHRPHCLIKNDENRTLSIETDVMQEISQIEDTINVIGIAGPYRSGKSYLLNRLAGVNRGFPLGNTTDAATKGIWVWCIEHPEHKEEVLMLLDTEGIGDVEKGDEKNDNDILCLTTLLCGTFVFNLLGVVNEKMLKSLSFVSKIARNIALSNTVTQNDLKHVPDVGFFLPSFVLCLRDFSLKIPNNGTPDDYLENCLKLKKGHTKHQNQKEYNDIRLSILQNFKKRRCFVFDRPAAERRQLSRLEELRDTALSKDFLKDTRCFLEYMYGCKPKTLMDGSVLNGRMLSSLVEQYTGAIKSGEMPCIDDALTLMSQKENEVVQKKAVDWFKQ